A window from Ramlibacter pinisoli encodes these proteins:
- a CDS encoding tripartite tricarboxylate transporter substrate binding protein: protein MQRRTVLAATLMAAAGIAAAQSPFPSKPITMVVPFPAGGLADIVGRPVAEAMSRDLGQPVIIENKGGAGGGIGMGQVAKAQPDGYTIVMALSSYSVLPEADAIIGRPQMYSYQSLRPLARFTADPTVLAVRADAPWKTVKDFVEDARKRPGAINYGSSGNYGTMHVPMEILAQTAGVKMTHVPFTGAAPAVVALLGGQIDAVSSGPATVVQHVKAGKLRVLGHWGNGRLESLPDVPSLKDAGYNAEYAQWSGLFIPAGVPEPVAQRLRAAAKAAGNDPKVRDVIGHAGSPVMFQDTPDFEKYVQADVRRMGEVVRKIGKVE from the coding sequence ATGCAGAGACGTACCGTCCTGGCCGCCACGCTGATGGCGGCTGCCGGCATTGCCGCCGCGCAATCCCCCTTCCCCAGCAAGCCGATCACCATGGTGGTGCCGTTCCCGGCCGGCGGCCTGGCCGACATCGTCGGCCGTCCTGTCGCCGAGGCGATGTCGCGCGACCTGGGCCAGCCGGTCATCATCGAGAACAAGGGCGGTGCCGGCGGCGGCATCGGCATGGGCCAGGTCGCCAAGGCGCAGCCGGACGGCTACACCATCGTGATGGCGCTGTCCTCGTACAGCGTGCTGCCCGAGGCCGATGCCATCATCGGCCGGCCGCAGATGTACAGCTACCAGTCGCTGCGCCCGCTCGCGCGCTTCACCGCCGACCCCACCGTGCTGGCCGTGCGCGCCGACGCGCCCTGGAAGACGGTGAAGGACTTCGTCGAGGACGCCAGGAAGCGCCCCGGCGCCATCAACTACGGCTCCTCGGGCAACTACGGCACCATGCACGTGCCAATGGAAATCCTGGCCCAGACCGCCGGCGTCAAGATGACCCACGTGCCGTTCACCGGCGCCGCCCCGGCGGTCGTGGCCCTGCTCGGTGGGCAGATCGACGCGGTGTCGTCGGGCCCCGCCACGGTGGTCCAGCATGTCAAGGCCGGCAAGCTGCGCGTGCTGGGACACTGGGGCAACGGCCGGCTGGAGTCGCTGCCCGATGTGCCCTCGCTGAAGGACGCCGGCTACAACGCCGAGTACGCCCAGTGGTCCGGCCTGTTCATCCCGGCCGGCGTGCCCGAGCCGGTCGCCCAGCGCCTGCGGGCGGCGGCCAAGGCCGCCGGCAACGACCCGAAGGTGCGCGACGTCATCGGCCATGCCGGCAGCCCGGTGATGTTCCAGGACACGCCCGACTTCGAGAAGTACGTGCAGGCCGACGTGCGCCGCATGGGCGAGGTGGTGCGCAAGATCGGCAAGGTGGAGTGA
- a CDS encoding fumarylacetoacetate hydrolase family protein — MKIAAYLDQGRPAVGIVSSDLLTVLPLQVSAAEAQLGALPIVERLAAGQPLPATGAPVALDAVKLVAPIPRPRRNIFCVGKNYHAHAKEFAGSGFDSSAKSGGDIPSAPILFSKVPESVIGPDEPILIPAEVSTAIDYEAELTVVIGKGGKGIRKEDALKHVWGYTIVNDVTARDWQGRHSQWLLGKSFDTFCPMGPWLVSADECDGTDTRVKLWVNDEVRQDASTKDFIFDIPTLIECVSAGITLYPGDLIATGTPAGVGIGFKPPKYLKSGDVVRITIDGIGELRNPLR, encoded by the coding sequence ATGAAGATTGCTGCCTACCTCGACCAGGGCCGACCCGCTGTTGGCATCGTCTCGTCCGACCTGCTGACCGTGCTGCCGCTGCAGGTGTCGGCAGCCGAAGCACAGCTCGGCGCGCTTCCCATCGTCGAGCGACTCGCCGCCGGCCAGCCGCTGCCCGCCACCGGCGCTCCCGTGGCGCTCGATGCGGTCAAGCTCGTCGCGCCGATCCCGCGCCCGCGCCGCAACATCTTCTGCGTCGGCAAGAACTATCACGCGCACGCCAAGGAGTTCGCCGGCAGCGGCTTCGACAGCAGCGCCAAGTCGGGCGGCGACATCCCGAGCGCGCCCATCCTGTTCAGCAAGGTGCCCGAGTCGGTGATCGGTCCCGACGAGCCCATCCTCATCCCGGCCGAGGTGTCCACCGCGATCGACTACGAGGCCGAGCTCACGGTCGTGATCGGCAAGGGCGGCAAGGGCATCCGCAAGGAAGACGCGCTCAAGCACGTCTGGGGCTACACCATCGTCAACGACGTCACGGCGCGCGACTGGCAGGGCCGCCACTCGCAGTGGCTGCTGGGCAAGTCGTTCGACACCTTCTGCCCCATGGGGCCGTGGCTGGTGAGCGCGGACGAGTGCGACGGCACCGACACCCGGGTCAAGCTGTGGGTCAACGACGAGGTGCGCCAGGATGCCTCGACCAAGGACTTCATCTTCGACATCCCGACCTTGATCGAGTGCGTGTCGGCCGGCATCACGCTCTACCCCGGCGACCTCATCGCCACCGGCACGCCGGCCGGCGTGGGCATCGGCTTCAAGCCGCCCAAGTACCTGAAGTCGGGCGACGTGGTGCGCATCACCATCGACGGCATCGGCGAACTGCGCAACCCGCTGCGCTGA
- a CDS encoding GAF domain-containing protein — MSGPALADIRACLEGVIPAVLATCDAGGVPNVAYISQVFHVDDRHVALSFQFFNKTRQNILANPRATVLLIDPRTAGYFRLHIRYLRTESAGPLFERMAAQLAGIASHTGMEKVFRLLGSDVYEVEAIENVPGEPLPPPPARAGQLAALRLASERLARSTTLGDALNAVLATLNDALGMRHALILMHDEPGQRLYTVASSGYPTSGVGSEIRVGQGVIGVAARERTPVRIMHMTNAALYSQAMRSSFERDQPDLEPVTDIPYPGLAQPHSQMAVPILSAGRLLGVVFVESPQDLQFGYEDEDALVAIAGHLGATIDLLQSCAEAEPEPGTAVAPAGSRGATLQMRRFRANDSVFLDDQYLIKGVAGAILWKLASDHVQQGRTEFSNRELRLDPSLGLPDVTDNLEARLLLLQRRLQEHGPHLRIEKTGRGRFRLAVARPLALAEA, encoded by the coding sequence GTGAGCGGGCCGGCGCTGGCCGACATCCGGGCCTGCCTGGAAGGCGTGATCCCGGCCGTCCTGGCCACCTGCGACGCCGGCGGCGTGCCCAACGTGGCCTACATCTCGCAGGTCTTCCACGTCGACGACCGCCATGTCGCGCTGTCGTTCCAGTTCTTCAACAAGACGCGCCAGAACATCCTGGCCAACCCGCGCGCCACGGTGCTGCTGATCGACCCGCGCACCGCGGGCTACTTCCGGCTGCACATCCGCTACCTGCGCACCGAGTCGGCCGGACCGCTGTTCGAGCGCATGGCGGCCCAGCTGGCCGGCATCGCCTCGCACACCGGCATGGAGAAGGTGTTCCGCCTGCTCGGCTCGGACGTCTACGAGGTCGAGGCGATCGAGAACGTGCCCGGCGAGCCGCTGCCGCCGCCGCCGGCGCGGGCCGGTCAGCTGGCGGCGCTACGGCTGGCCAGCGAGCGGCTGGCGCGCAGCACCACGCTGGGCGACGCGCTGAACGCCGTGCTGGCGACGCTGAACGACGCGCTCGGGATGCGCCATGCCCTCATCCTGATGCACGACGAACCCGGCCAGCGGCTGTACACCGTGGCCAGCAGCGGCTACCCGACCTCGGGCGTCGGCTCCGAGATCCGCGTCGGCCAGGGCGTCATCGGCGTCGCGGCGCGCGAGCGCACGCCGGTGCGCATCATGCACATGACGAACGCGGCGCTCTACAGCCAGGCCATGCGCAGCAGCTTCGAACGTGACCAGCCCGACCTCGAGCCGGTGACCGACATTCCCTACCCCGGGCTGGCCCAGCCGCACAGCCAGATGGCCGTGCCCATCCTGTCCGCCGGGCGGCTGCTGGGCGTGGTGTTCGTGGAAAGCCCGCAGGACCTGCAGTTCGGCTACGAGGACGAGGATGCCCTGGTCGCCATCGCCGGCCACCTGGGCGCCACCATCGACCTGCTGCAATCCTGCGCCGAGGCGGAGCCCGAGCCCGGCACAGCTGTCGCGCCCGCCGGCTCGCGCGGCGCGACGCTGCAGATGCGCCGCTTCAGGGCGAACGACAGCGTGTTCCTCGACGACCAGTACCTGATCAAGGGGGTCGCCGGCGCCATCCTCTGGAAGCTCGCCAGCGACCACGTGCAGCAGGGGCGCACCGAGTTCAGCAACCGCGAGCTGCGGCTCGATCCGTCCCTGGGCCTGCCCGACGTCACCGACAACCTCGAGGCACGCCTGCTGTTGCTGCAGCGGCGGCTGCAGGAGCACGGGCCGCACCTGCGCATCGAGAAGACCGGCCGCGGCCGCTTCCGGCTGGCGGTGGCCCGGCCGCTGGCCCTGGCGGAAGCCTAG
- a CDS encoding hemerythrin domain-containing protein, producing MNIDLQELQQLAAVQPRLDLYGGIHKALRAFMADTLLALGRVDVEDAPALAAATRQVVDLMDLCVSHLRHENEFLHTAIEARAPGASSAIAHDHGDHERHTAQLRAAALALREASDALRPALCQALYRELAVFVADNLRHMHVEETAHNAVLWARYTDAELAQIHDALLATIPPAEMAVVARWMLPYLNPAERLGMLREAGSKMPQPAFHAMLEGVRPHLATKDWAQLARGLGLPPVPGLAGV from the coding sequence ATGAACATCGACCTCCAGGAACTCCAGCAACTCGCAGCCGTGCAGCCGCGCCTCGACCTCTACGGCGGGATCCACAAGGCCCTGCGCGCCTTCATGGCCGACACGCTGCTCGCGCTCGGCCGCGTCGACGTCGAGGACGCGCCGGCCCTGGCCGCGGCCACCCGGCAGGTCGTCGACCTGATGGACCTGTGCGTGTCCCACCTGCGGCACGAGAACGAGTTCCTGCACACCGCCATCGAGGCGCGCGCCCCCGGCGCCAGCAGCGCGATCGCCCACGACCACGGGGACCACGAGCGGCACACGGCGCAGCTGCGCGCCGCCGCGCTCGCCCTGCGGGAGGCCTCGGACGCGCTGCGTCCCGCGCTGTGCCAGGCCCTGTACCGCGAGCTGGCCGTCTTCGTGGCGGACAACCTGCGCCACATGCACGTCGAGGAGACCGCCCACAACGCCGTGCTCTGGGCCCGCTACACCGACGCCGAGCTGGCGCAGATCCACGACGCGCTGCTGGCGACCATCCCGCCGGCCGAGATGGCGGTGGTGGCGCGCTGGATGCTGCCCTACCTGAACCCGGCCGAGCGACTGGGCATGTTGCGCGAGGCCGGCAGCAAGATGCCGCAACCGGCCTTCCACGCCATGCTGGAGGGGGTGCGGCCCCACCTGGCCACGAAGGACTGGGCACAGCTGGCGCGCGGCCTGGGCTTGCCGCCGGTGCCCGGGCTGGCGGGGGTCTAG
- a CDS encoding MarR family winged helix-turn-helix transcriptional regulator: MHKKAIPAEQALHLDNQLCFALYSASLAMTKLYKPLLDELGVTYPQYLALLALWQDDGLSVSQLGERLRLDSGTLTPLLKRLEAAGLVVRLRAVDDERRVQVSLTAAGRRLRARAGKIPGCVLEASGCSVAEVVQLTRELQALRERLGR; the protein is encoded by the coding sequence ATGCACAAGAAGGCGATTCCCGCGGAACAGGCGCTGCACCTGGACAACCAGCTGTGCTTCGCCCTGTACTCGGCGTCGCTGGCGATGACCAAGCTCTACAAGCCACTGCTCGACGAGCTGGGCGTCACCTACCCGCAGTACCTCGCGCTGCTGGCCCTGTGGCAGGACGACGGCCTGTCCGTCTCCCAGCTGGGTGAGCGGCTGCGGCTCGATTCGGGCACCCTCACCCCGCTGCTCAAGCGGCTGGAAGCGGCGGGCCTGGTCGTGCGCCTGCGCGCGGTCGACGACGAACGGCGCGTGCAGGTGTCGCTCACTGCCGCCGGCCGGCGCCTGCGGGCCCGCGCCGGAAAGATCCCCGGCTGCGTGCTGGAAGCCTCGGGCTGCAGCGTGGCCGAGGTCGTGCAGCTCACGCGCGAGCTGCAGGCGCTGCGCGAGCGCCTGGGCCGCTGA
- a CDS encoding serine/threonine protein kinase codes for MPGSHPYDTLTPDVVLDALATLDLQGDGRLLGLSSYENRVYQVWLDGPVDGHDQVVVKFYRPGRWSDAAIDEEHAFAAELEAAEVPAVAPLRIEGAMLHHHGGFAFSVSPRRGGRRPELDDEEVLEWIGRFLARIHTVGAARPFRERPRLGLQEFGTDARDWLLGHHQVPLDVEAAWRTACDAALAAVEQALGAADPALRVLRLHGDCHPGNILWTPDQGPHFVDLDDARSGPAVQDLWMLLSGERAQRQHQLGALLDGYEQVRDFDRAELALIEPLRTLRLIHYSAWLARRWDDPAFPAAFPWFGSSDYWKGQVQVLEDQIEAMAEPPLVA; via the coding sequence ATGCCCGGCTCCCATCCCTACGACACCCTCACGCCCGACGTCGTCCTCGACGCGCTAGCCACGCTTGACCTGCAGGGCGACGGCCGCCTGCTCGGCCTGAGCAGCTACGAGAACCGCGTCTACCAGGTCTGGCTCGACGGGCCGGTCGACGGCCACGACCAGGTGGTGGTGAAGTTCTACCGGCCGGGCCGCTGGAGCGATGCCGCCATCGACGAGGAACACGCGTTCGCGGCCGAACTGGAGGCCGCCGAGGTGCCCGCGGTGGCGCCGCTGCGCATCGAAGGCGCGATGCTGCACCACCACGGCGGCTTCGCCTTCAGCGTCAGCCCGCGCCGCGGCGGCCGCCGGCCCGAACTCGACGACGAGGAGGTGCTGGAATGGATCGGGCGCTTCCTGGCCCGCATCCACACCGTCGGGGCCGCGCGGCCCTTCCGTGAGCGGCCGCGCCTGGGCCTGCAGGAGTTCGGCACCGACGCGCGCGACTGGCTGCTGGGGCACCACCAGGTGCCGCTCGATGTCGAGGCCGCGTGGCGCACCGCCTGCGACGCCGCGCTGGCCGCCGTCGAGCAGGCGTTGGGCGCCGCGGATCCAGCGCTGCGCGTGCTGCGCCTGCACGGCGACTGCCATCCCGGCAACATCCTGTGGACACCCGACCAGGGGCCGCACTTCGTCGACCTCGACGACGCCCGCAGCGGCCCCGCCGTGCAGGACCTGTGGATGCTGCTGTCGGGCGAGCGGGCGCAGCGCCAGCACCAGCTCGGCGCACTGCTGGACGGCTACGAACAGGTGCGCGACTTCGACCGTGCCGAGCTGGCGCTGATCGAGCCGCTGCGCACCTTGCGCCTGATCCACTACAGCGCGTGGCTGGCCCGGCGCTGGGACGATCCGGCGTTCCCGGCGGCGTTTCCCTGGTTCGGCAGCAGCGACTACTGGAAGGGCCAGGTGCAGGTGCTGGAGGACCAGATCGAGGCCATGGCCGAGCCGCCCCTGGTCGCCTGA
- the asd gene encoding archaetidylserine decarboxylase (Phosphatidylserine decarboxylase is synthesized as a single chain precursor. Generation of the pyruvoyl active site from a Ser is coupled to cleavage of a Gly-Ser bond between the larger (beta) and smaller (alpha chains). It is an integral membrane protein.), with the protein MEGGAITQALIRRFVAKYKVDMAEAADPRLESYASFNDFFTRALKPGARPLAAADLVCPVDAAISQYGPIEHDQIFQAKGHSYSTTALLGGDAALAARFDHGHFATLYLAPKDYHRIHMPCDARLVRMVYVPGDLFSVNPLTARHVPGLFARNERVVCVFDTAFGPFVNVLVGATIVGSVATVWHGVVNPPRTRDVRAWDYGSGGPALRKGDEMGRFLLGSTIVMLFPKDVVTFVPDWAPSRPVRLGEAMGAVARR; encoded by the coding sequence ATGGAGGGAGGCGCGATCACCCAGGCGCTCATCCGCCGCTTCGTGGCCAAGTACAAGGTCGACATGGCCGAGGCCGCCGATCCGCGGCTGGAGAGCTACGCCAGCTTCAACGACTTCTTCACCCGCGCGCTCAAGCCCGGCGCGCGGCCGCTCGCCGCCGCCGACCTGGTGTGTCCGGTCGATGCCGCCATCAGCCAGTACGGCCCGATCGAGCACGACCAGATCTTCCAGGCCAAGGGGCACAGCTACTCGACGACCGCCTTGCTGGGGGGCGATGCCGCCCTGGCCGCCCGGTTCGACCACGGGCATTTCGCCACCCTCTACCTGGCGCCCAAGGACTACCACCGCATCCACATGCCGTGTGACGCCCGGCTGGTGCGCATGGTCTACGTGCCGGGCGACCTGTTCTCGGTCAACCCGCTGACGGCGCGCCACGTGCCGGGGCTGTTCGCGCGCAACGAGCGGGTGGTGTGCGTGTTCGACACCGCCTTCGGGCCGTTCGTCAATGTGCTGGTGGGCGCCACCATCGTCGGCAGCGTGGCGACCGTGTGGCATGGGGTGGTGAACCCGCCGCGCACCCGCGACGTGCGCGCCTGGGACTACGGCAGCGGCGGCCCGGCGCTGCGCAAGGGCGACGAGATGGGCCGCTTCCTGCTCGGGTCCACCATCGTGATGCTGTTCCCCAAGGACGTCGTCACCTTCGTGCCCGACTGGGCCCCCTCGCGTCCGGTGCGGCTGGGCGAGGCGATGGGGGCGGTGGCCAGACGCTGA
- a CDS encoding DUF2855 family protein produces MTTTLLVRQDDLRSTRLRAGDDPPLAAGQVRVGLDRLALTANNITYAAFGAAMDYWRFFPAGEDGWGIVPTWGFGTVVQSLHPGVAVGERLYGYWPLAGSAVLQPDRLAPQGWRDAAPHRAALHAVYNQYLRCTADPFYTPASEELQALLRPLYTTSWLIDDFLADNGWFGAQRVLLSSASSKTAYGTAHLLAQRTGIEVVGLTSPAHVAFCTSLGCYGRVLPYTALAELPAGEPCVYVDFAGNAALRRAVHEHFGDALRYSCSVGDTHVTELGGAGGLAGPRPVLFFAPAQAKKRQADWGGAVLQERLLASWQAFLATLSTATPPWLMPQTVRGAAAAQGAFERLRDGAIEPRTGLLVDLR; encoded by the coding sequence ATGACCACCACCCTGCTCGTGCGCCAGGACGACCTGCGCAGCACCCGCCTGCGCGCCGGCGACGATCCGCCGCTGGCGGCCGGGCAGGTGCGGGTGGGCCTGGACCGGCTCGCGCTCACCGCCAACAACATCACCTACGCGGCCTTCGGCGCGGCGATGGACTACTGGCGCTTCTTTCCCGCCGGGGAGGACGGCTGGGGCATCGTGCCGACGTGGGGCTTCGGCACGGTCGTGCAGTCCCTGCACCCCGGCGTGGCGGTCGGCGAGCGGCTGTACGGCTACTGGCCCCTGGCCGGCAGCGCGGTGCTGCAGCCGGACCGGCTGGCGCCGCAGGGCTGGCGCGACGCCGCCCCGCACCGCGCCGCCCTGCACGCCGTCTACAACCAGTACCTGCGCTGCACCGCCGATCCCTTCTACACGCCCGCGAGCGAGGAGTTGCAGGCGCTGCTGCGTCCGCTCTACACCACCTCCTGGCTGATCGACGACTTCCTGGCCGACAACGGCTGGTTCGGCGCGCAGCGCGTGCTGCTGTCCAGCGCGTCGAGCAAGACCGCCTACGGCACCGCCCACCTGCTGGCGCAGCGGACCGGCATCGAGGTGGTGGGCCTCACCTCGCCCGCGCATGTCGCGTTCTGCACCTCGCTGGGGTGCTACGGGCGCGTGCTGCCCTACACCGCGCTGGCCGAACTGCCGGCCGGCGAGCCCTGCGTGTACGTCGACTTCGCCGGCAACGCCGCGCTGCGCCGGGCGGTGCACGAACACTTCGGCGACGCCCTGCGCTACAGCTGTTCGGTCGGTGACACCCATGTGACCGAGCTGGGCGGCGCCGGCGGGCTGGCCGGACCGCGGCCGGTGCTGTTCTTCGCCCCGGCCCAGGCAAAGAAGCGCCAGGCCGACTGGGGCGGCGCCGTGCTGCAGGAGCGGCTGCTGGCGTCCTGGCAGGCCTTCCTGGCCACCCTGTCGACGGCCACGCCGCCCTGGCTGATGCCGCAGACCGTGCGTGGGGCGGCGGCGGCCCAGGGCGCGTTCGAGCGCCTGCGCGACGGCGCGATCGAGCCCCGCACCGGCCTGCTGGTCGACCTGCGCTGA
- a CDS encoding tripartite tricarboxylate transporter substrate binding protein → MVPVLQRFVAAVFATSVLAAAPALAQNWPARPIKLVVPYATGGPADVYGRFIAQRLGDQLGQPIVVDNRPGAGAVIGTDAVAKSAPDGYTLLLMSNTHTVNETLLPNKPYNLTRDFVGVAPINYSDLVLAAHPSVPASNVQQLVKLAKEQPGKLNYASSGNGTPYHMAGELFKSMSGTSIVHVPYKGSSGARTDLLGGQVQLMFDAVTTMTEQIKAGKVKAIATTGKKRSAVLPDVPTVDESGVAGYEATIWLGVLAPKGTPAAIVNRLNEAIGKIASQPDVQASWGQQGATAMVMSPAAFDKYMQDDIAKWAKVIQSANIKAD, encoded by the coding sequence ATGGTCCCGGTGCTGCAACGATTCGTGGCCGCCGTCTTTGCGACGTCGGTGCTGGCCGCCGCCCCCGCGCTGGCCCAGAACTGGCCGGCGCGGCCCATCAAGCTGGTGGTGCCCTACGCCACTGGCGGCCCGGCCGACGTCTACGGACGCTTCATCGCGCAGCGCCTGGGCGACCAGCTCGGCCAGCCCATCGTGGTCGACAACCGGCCCGGCGCCGGCGCGGTGATCGGCACCGACGCGGTCGCCAAGTCGGCGCCGGACGGCTACACGCTGCTGCTGATGTCGAACACGCACACCGTCAACGAGACGCTGCTGCCCAACAAGCCGTACAACCTGACGCGCGACTTCGTCGGCGTGGCACCGATCAACTACTCGGACCTGGTGCTGGCGGCCCACCCCTCCGTGCCGGCCTCCAACGTCCAGCAACTGGTGAAGCTGGCCAAGGAGCAGCCGGGCAAGCTCAACTACGCCTCCTCGGGCAACGGCACGCCGTATCACATGGCCGGCGAGCTGTTCAAGAGCATGTCGGGCACGTCCATCGTGCACGTGCCGTACAAGGGCAGCTCCGGCGCCCGCACCGACCTGCTGGGCGGCCAGGTGCAGCTGATGTTCGATGCCGTGACCACCATGACCGAGCAGATCAAGGCCGGCAAGGTCAAGGCCATCGCCACCACCGGCAAGAAGCGCTCGGCCGTGCTGCCGGACGTGCCGACGGTCGACGAGTCCGGCGTCGCCGGCTACGAGGCGACCATCTGGCTGGGCGTGCTGGCGCCCAAGGGAACGCCCGCCGCCATCGTCAACCGGCTGAACGAGGCCATCGGCAAGATCGCCAGCCAGCCGGACGTGCAGGCGTCCTGGGGCCAGCAGGGCGCGACGGCCATGGTCATGAGCCCGGCGGCGTTCGACAAGTACATGCAGGACGACATCGCCAAGTGGGCCAAGGTCATCCAGTCCGCCAACATCAAGGCCGACTGA
- a CDS encoding ATP-binding cassette domain-containing protein, producing the protein MTEPLFDARQLRKRYGTTTVVDDLSFTIAPGECLGVIGPNGAGKTTTIRMCLGLTVPDEGSIRALGLEMPRDALAIKAQLGVVSQFDSLDPDFSCAENLLVYGRYFGMKDAQVRARIPELLEFASLAHKADARPAQLSGGMRRRLSLARALVNDPRLLLLDEPTTGLDPQARHLMWERLQLLLQQGKSILLTTHFMDEAERLCSRLLVLDHGRKIAEGTPRDLIARHLEPDVVEAYGNGALALADSPAKSHAARVEVSGETVFFYTQDAAPLLDLLGRHPGLRTLHRPANLEDLFLKLTGRQIREDG; encoded by the coding sequence ATGACCGAGCCGCTGTTCGACGCCCGCCAGCTGCGCAAGCGCTACGGCACCACCACGGTGGTCGACGACCTGTCGTTCACCATCGCGCCCGGCGAGTGCCTGGGCGTGATCGGCCCCAACGGCGCCGGCAAGACCACCACCATCCGCATGTGCCTGGGCCTCACGGTGCCCGACGAGGGCAGCATCCGCGCCCTGGGGCTGGAGATGCCGCGCGACGCGCTGGCCATCAAGGCGCAGCTCGGGGTGGTGAGCCAGTTCGACTCGCTCGACCCCGACTTCAGCTGCGCCGAGAACCTGCTGGTGTACGGCCGCTACTTCGGCATGAAGGACGCCCAGGTGCGCGCCCGCATCCCCGAGCTGCTGGAGTTCGCCTCCCTCGCCCACAAGGCCGACGCCCGCCCGGCGCAGCTGTCCGGCGGCATGCGGCGCCGGCTGTCGCTGGCGCGCGCGCTGGTGAACGACCCGCGCCTGCTGCTGCTGGACGAACCCACCACCGGCCTCGATCCGCAGGCGCGCCACCTGATGTGGGAACGGCTGCAGTTGCTGCTGCAGCAGGGCAAGTCGATCCTGCTCACGACGCACTTCATGGATGAGGCCGAGCGCCTGTGCTCGCGCCTGCTGGTGCTGGACCACGGGCGCAAGATCGCCGAAGGCACGCCGCGCGATCTGATCGCCCGCCACCTCGAGCCCGACGTGGTCGAGGCCTACGGCAACGGCGCGCTGGCGTTGGCCGACTCGCCCGCCAAGTCGCACGCCGCCCGGGTCGAAGTCAGCGGCGAGACGGTGTTCTTCTACACCCAGGACGCGGCGCCGCTGCTGGACCTGCTGGGCCGGCACCCGGGCCTGCGCACCCTGCACCGGCCGGCCAACCTGGAGGACCTGTTCCTCAAGCTGACCGGCCGCCAGATCCGGGAGGACGGCTGA
- a CDS encoding ABC transporter permease, producing the protein MRPAFWTPPDLSPRWWPVFLRNLLVWRKLAVPSLLGNIAEPLMWLVAFGYGMGALVGQVQVDGQAVPYILFLASGSICMSAMNAASFEALYSAFSRMHVQKTWDGIMNAPVTLDNVVLAELLWAAFKSIFTVSAILVVMAVLGITQSPKVLLAWPILLGAGITFSAIALIFNALAKGYDFFTYYFTLFLTPMMFLSGVFFPRDQLPAPIRVASDWLPLTSAVELVRPLFLDQWPAHPWRSVLVLLAYTVAGFWIALALTRRRFSA; encoded by the coding sequence ATGCGCCCCGCCTTCTGGACCCCGCCCGACCTGTCGCCGCGCTGGTGGCCGGTGTTCCTGCGCAACCTGCTGGTGTGGCGCAAGCTGGCCGTGCCCAGCCTGCTGGGCAACATCGCCGAGCCGCTGATGTGGCTGGTGGCGTTCGGCTACGGCATGGGCGCGCTGGTCGGCCAGGTGCAGGTGGACGGCCAGGCCGTGCCCTACATCCTGTTCCTGGCCAGCGGCTCGATCTGCATGAGCGCGATGAACGCGGCCTCGTTCGAGGCCCTGTATTCGGCGTTCTCGCGCATGCACGTGCAGAAGACCTGGGACGGCATCATGAACGCGCCGGTGACGCTGGACAACGTGGTGCTGGCCGAACTGCTGTGGGCGGCCTTCAAGTCCATCTTCACCGTCTCGGCCATCCTGGTCGTTATGGCGGTGCTGGGCATCACGCAGTCGCCCAAGGTGCTGCTCGCCTGGCCGATCCTGCTCGGGGCCGGGATCACCTTCTCGGCCATCGCGCTGATTTTCAACGCGCTCGCCAAGGGCTACGATTTCTTCACCTACTACTTCACGCTGTTCCTGACGCCGATGATGTTCCTCTCGGGGGTGTTCTTCCCGCGCGACCAGCTGCCGGCGCCGATCCGCGTGGCCAGCGACTGGCTGCCGCTCACCAGCGCGGTGGAACTGGTGCGGCCGCTGTTCCTCGACCAGTGGCCGGCACACCCCTGGCGTAGCGTCCTGGTGCTGCTGGCGTACACGGTGGCCGGCTTCTGGATCGCGCTGGCGCTCACGCGGCGCCGCTTCAGCGCCTGA
- a CDS encoding organic hydroperoxide resistance protein: MNKLDKVLYTARAHTTGGRDGESRSDDGRLEVKLSSPGTAATGTNPEQLFASGYSACFIGAMKAVAGKQKIQLPADLAVDSEVDLGPVGQVYGIAVRMNIALPGMDRAAAQKLIDDAHQVCPYSNATRGNIDVQLKLV, translated from the coding sequence ATGAACAAGCTCGACAAAGTCCTGTACACCGCCCGCGCCCACACCACCGGCGGCCGCGACGGCGAGTCGCGCAGCGACGACGGCCGACTCGAGGTCAAGCTCAGCTCGCCCGGCACGGCCGCCACCGGCACCAACCCCGAGCAGCTGTTCGCGAGCGGCTATTCGGCCTGCTTCATCGGCGCCATGAAGGCGGTGGCCGGCAAGCAGAAGATCCAGCTGCCCGCCGACCTGGCGGTCGACTCCGAAGTCGACCTCGGCCCGGTCGGCCAGGTCTACGGCATCGCCGTGCGGATGAACATCGCGCTGCCCGGCATGGACCGCGCCGCCGCGCAGAAGCTGATCGACGACGCCCACCAGGTCTGCCCCTATTCCAACGCGACGCGCGGCAACATCGACGTCCAGCTCAAGCTGGTCTGA